The Paenibacillus sp. YPG26 genome includes a window with the following:
- a CDS encoding DUF5808 domain-containing protein has product MYWLSALILILMFAAVSIALIAIPYLTRRTVSFGISVSEEMYYSEPLRRMRRSYAWVTGIIQFLLLAGLAVILFVMNEQALNYALPFYSVLLIASIMLIQRIFYTRMKRYKALQPAVPPAKDRRVIDTSFRQQRLVYPNKWFLIHLVIIAASFLLTWKYYDQAPDTIAMKYSMSGKVIRSVDKSYTAMFFPNIMQVFMLILFFAVNRSIYNNKQQLSPDKAEASVQQNVIFRRKWSMFTLMTGLVMILLFSLIQLSMFQHIRPEVLMPTVLIFPAFILISALIISIQTGQGGSRIGPRPETPGTDVVQDDANWKLGNMYFNAKDPSLFVEKRMGVGWTLNMARPLAWLIFLAPFAIIILIISFLAP; this is encoded by the coding sequence ATGTATTGGCTCTCAGCCTTGATCCTGATTCTTATGTTCGCGGCAGTCTCCATCGCCCTTATTGCGATCCCCTACCTTACCAGAAGAACGGTGAGCTTCGGTATCTCCGTGTCCGAAGAAATGTATTACAGCGAACCTCTCCGCCGGATGCGCAGGTCGTATGCCTGGGTGACCGGAATCATACAGTTCCTGTTACTTGCGGGGTTAGCGGTCATCTTGTTCGTTATGAATGAACAGGCTTTGAATTATGCACTCCCCTTCTACTCAGTCTTACTCATTGCCAGCATTATGTTAATTCAAAGAATCTTCTATACAAGAATGAAGCGCTATAAAGCCTTACAGCCAGCGGTTCCGCCCGCCAAAGACCGCCGTGTCATTGATACAAGCTTCCGGCAGCAGAGACTCGTCTACCCGAACAAGTGGTTTCTTATCCATCTAGTGATCATCGCAGCAAGCTTCCTTCTGACATGGAAGTACTATGATCAGGCACCGGACACCATTGCAATGAAATACAGCATGTCTGGAAAGGTGATCAGATCCGTTGACAAGTCCTATACGGCTATGTTCTTCCCGAATATTATGCAGGTTTTCATGCTGATTCTGTTCTTTGCGGTGAACCGCAGCATCTACAACAACAAGCAGCAGCTCTCGCCTGATAAGGCCGAAGCCTCTGTTCAGCAAAATGTTATTTTCCGCCGTAAATGGTCCATGTTCACACTGATGACGGGTCTAGTTATGATCCTGCTCTTCTCCCTAATCCAGCTGAGCATGTTCCAGCACATCCGCCCTGAGGTACTGATGCCTACAGTGTTAATCTTCCCTGCCTTCATCCTGATCTCCGCCCTGATTATATCTATCCAGACTGGGCAGGGCGGGAGCCGTATTGGCCCGCGTCCGGAGACCCCGGGCACGGATGTCGTGCAAGATGATGCGAACTGGAAGCTTGGCAATATGTATTTCAACGCGAAGGACCCTTCCCTTTTTGTGGAGAAAAGAATGGGTGTAGGCTGGACTCTCAACATGGCGAGGCCGCTTGCTTGGTTGATCTTCTTGGCTCCGTTTGCAATTATTATACTTATCATCAGCTTTCTGGCTCCCTAA
- a CDS encoding GntR family transcriptional regulator → MMIELDMQSDVPIYTQLINQIIEGIASGQLQPGEALPSVRSMAADIGINLHTVNKAYTLLKQEGFILVHRQKGVVINPDGMPPVTEEYMQQQYRQLRSITAEAICRGMTREQLLTIAGQIYDELQPTELERGN, encoded by the coding sequence ATGATGATTGAACTTGATATGCAGTCGGATGTACCTATTTACACGCAGCTGATCAATCAGATTATTGAAGGCATTGCAAGCGGGCAACTTCAGCCCGGAGAAGCGCTGCCTTCGGTAAGAAGTATGGCGGCTGACATCGGCATCAACCTCCATACCGTGAACAAGGCTTATACCCTGCTCAAACAGGAAGGCTTCATTCTGGTCCACCGTCAGAAAGGGGTTGTTATCAACCCGGACGGCATGCCGCCAGTCACAGAGGAGTACATGCAGCAGCAGTATAGGCAGCTCAGATCCATTACCGCCGAAGCGATATGCAGAGGAATGACGCGGGAACAGCTTCTGACTATTGCCGGACAAATCTATGATGAGCTCCAACCTACAGAGCTTGAAAGGGGTAATTAA